One window of the Methanobrevibacter sp. genome contains the following:
- a CDS encoding aminotransferase class I/II-fold pyridoxal phosphate-dependent enzyme has translation MDAVILAAGMGRRLKSLTKDKTKCMLTVNDVTLIERMLKQLDRLGLNKIIIIVGYQSDKLIDFTSHLNIKTKIEYVFNDIYDKTNNIYSLFLAKHYLENSDCLILEADLIFEDGILEDLINDSNPNLALVDKFESWMDGTVVTIDENNTILNFYAKNQFSFKDIKDYYKTVNIYKFSQEFSKHYYVPFLEAYIKSLGYNAYYEQVLKIITNLNETDMKIKKLTGEKWYEIDNVQDLDIARSIFAKEDEKVDLISKRHGGYWRYSALTDYTNFSNPYFPPKTLISEMKFNFEELLKSRPSHIDVNTLLVCKYFNITPEEICIANGIHETVKYLTEYYLNDDFKIGLMDDEFNSYVPEKNRVIYNGFKDDYKYDSNDIISYFGNENISMLILANPDNISGNYIFERDMKKLINWADENNILLVIDGSYIDFVDAEHNSSFLTQENLDKYANLIMMEDISCSYGISGLSLCVLASQNADLIRHIKQNLPKNNIDSFSEFYLQIFEKYNFEYEMSLVKFKNSRKQFIESLNKLENISVITSQSCFIICEVSGKSNSRELSKILLNDYNILVKDLSLSEPFKGKSLMKIMIGNDDENNELINKLAKILN, from the coding sequence ATGGATGCAGTAATATTGGCCGCCGGAATGGGCAGGCGTTTAAAAAGCTTAACTAAAGACAAAACTAAATGCATGTTAACAGTGAATGACGTTACATTAATTGAAAGAATGCTGAAACAATTGGACAGGCTCGGCCTGAATAAAATTATAATAATTGTAGGATATCAGTCCGATAAATTAATCGATTTCACATCTCATTTGAATATAAAAACCAAAATCGAATATGTCTTCAATGACATCTACGATAAGACAAATAACATCTATTCACTCTTTTTAGCAAAACATTATCTTGAAAATTCAGACTGTCTGATATTGGAAGCGGACCTGATATTTGAAGACGGCATTCTGGAAGATTTAATCAATGATTCCAATCCAAATCTTGCATTGGTCGACAAGTTTGAATCATGGATGGACGGAACAGTCGTGACAATTGATGAAAATAACACTATCCTCAATTTCTATGCGAAAAATCAGTTTTCATTCAAAGACATAAAAGATTACTACAAGACAGTCAATATCTATAAATTTTCACAGGAATTTTCAAAACATTACTATGTTCCTTTCCTTGAAGCATATATCAAATCATTAGGTTACAATGCATACTATGAACAAGTATTAAAAATCATCACTAATTTAAATGAAACCGACATGAAAATCAAAAAGCTCACAGGCGAAAAATGGTATGAAATAGATAATGTACAGGATTTAGATATAGCAAGGTCAATATTTGCCAAGGAAGATGAAAAAGTTGATTTGATATCCAAAAGGCATGGAGGATACTGGAGATATTCTGCATTAACAGATTATACAAACTTTTCCAATCCTTATTTTCCTCCAAAGACATTAATATCAGAAATGAAATTCAACTTTGAGGAATTGCTTAAAAGCCGTCCCTCACATATTGACGTGAATACATTGCTGGTTTGCAAATATTTCAATATAACTCCCGAAGAGATATGCATCGCAAACGGCATTCATGAAACAGTCAAATATCTAACAGAATATTATCTAAATGATGATTTTAAAATAGGGCTAATGGATGATGAATTTAACAGTTATGTGCCTGAAAAAAATCGTGTAATATATAATGGCTTTAAAGACGATTACAAATATGATTCAAATGACATCATAAGCTATTTCGGCAATGAAAATATAAGCATGCTCATATTAGCCAATCCCGATAATATTTCAGGAAATTACATTTTCGAACGTGACATGAAAAAACTAATAAATTGGGCTGATGAAAACAATATTCTTCTGGTTATTGACGGGTCTTATATTGATTTTGTCGATGCCGAGCATAATTCCTCATTTTTGACTCAGGAAAATTTAGACAAATATGCCAACCTGATTATGATGGAAGACATATCCTGTTCCTACGGAATATCCGGTTTGAGCCTATGCGTTTTGGCATCTCAAAATGCAGACCTGATCAGGCATATTAAACAGAATCTGCCTAAAAACAATATTGATTCCTTCAGCGAATTCTATCTGCAGATATTTGAAAAGTATAACTTTGAATATGAAATGAGTCTTGTTAAGTTCAAGAATTCCAGAAAGCAATTCATTGAATCACTGAATAAACTTGAAAACATTTCAGTTATCACTTCACAGTCATGCTTCATAATATGTGAAGTTTCAGGTAAATCAAATAGCAGGGAACTGTCAAAAATTCTTTTAAATGATTATAATATTCTTGTTAAAGACTTATCACTCAGTGAACCTTTCAAAGGTAAATCTTTAATGAAGATAATGATAGGAAATGATGATGAAAATAATGAACTCATTAATAAATTAGCTAAAATCTTAAATTAA
- a CDS encoding LicD family protein, with amino-acid sequence MFFKRDSQKDELKNEIEELKKEIASCKKEIKSSKKQISRLKSMRKNDEKIFETHHDYFTTLFLDYELKPKGILKDMQELSQEILDFEVNVCNKHDLTYWISAGTLLGAHRHKGFIPWDDDMDMGLIRKDYIKLCEVTPDEIKNNNAEDFFTFRVHPMVRENFVFPFTRLECVTENKDFLAGIDITPYEYSKTNEFELKEFRDFRDEFFIRLSGGENIETIVDDMYERFNLDYDSGDYIIKNPTYIRHARHYNKEVACWDIDRFLPVGKIEFNGKKYNCPRDPGYFLVADYDDFMQIPKILIDQHYSVNKLRRIENIDEIYKDVIEKVKECNENFE; translated from the coding sequence ATGTTCTTTAAAAGAGATTCACAAAAAGATGAATTGAAAAATGAAATAGAAGAGTTAAAAAAAGAAATAGCAAGCTGTAAAAAAGAAATAAAAAGTTCCAAAAAGCAGATTTCCAGATTAAAATCAATGCGAAAAAATGACGAAAAAATTTTTGAAACTCATCATGACTATTTCACAACATTATTTTTGGATTATGAATTAAAACCTAAAGGAATATTGAAAGATATGCAGGAATTATCTCAGGAAATTCTGGATTTTGAGGTAAATGTATGCAATAAACACGACTTGACATACTGGATATCAGCAGGAACCCTTCTGGGTGCACATAGACATAAGGGTTTTATCCCCTGGGATGATGATATGGATATGGGACTGATTAGAAAGGATTATATTAAATTATGTGAAGTTACACCTGATGAAATAAAAAATAACAATGCAGAGGATTTTTTCACATTCAGGGTTCATCCGATGGTAAGGGAAAACTTTGTATTCCCATTCACCAGATTGGAATGTGTAACTGAAAATAAAGACTTTTTAGCAGGAATTGATATTACTCCATATGAATATTCCAAAACCAATGAATTTGAACTTAAGGAATTTAGAGATTTTAGAGATGAATTCTTTATAAGATTATCCGGTGGTGAAAACATAGAGACTATCGTGGATGATATGTATGAAAGGTTTAATCTGGATTATGACAGCGGTGATTATATCATCAAAAATCCGACATATATCAGGCATGCGAGACATTATAATAAGGAAGTTGCCTGTTGGGATATTGATAGATTCCTACCCGTAGGAAAAATAGAATTCAACGGAAAAAAATATAATTGCCCTAGAGATCCGGGTTATTTTCTTGTAGCTGATTATGATGATTTCATGCAAATCCCTAAAATTCTAATAGACCAGCATTATAGTGTAAATAAGTTAAGAAGA